The Amylolactobacillus amylophilus DSM 20533 = JCM 1125 genome contains a region encoding:
- a CDS encoding NAD(P)H-dependent oxidoreductase: MKLVGIVGSVAEQSYNKLLMRFIAEHFSNLVDVEVLDITDVPMFNQSNDQSNSPTIQYLNRKIMAADGVIIATPEHNHTIPAALKSVIEWLSCNLHPFADKPVMIVGASYHNQGSSRAQLNLRQILESPGVNAITMPGNEFLLANVKEAFNDEGNLKDERTVEFLRTTLTKFLDFVQVINKLNGRADNPGAAEDMWSTGKCDTTIDGVDMKAEDWVEQAAAKVNAVAGKTYVKLDRGILTVDQLNWFLNSMPIELTYADENNQFIYYNRMGEDPKAMLAPRRPGQVGDPLADVHPTRALKGAANVVNQLRTGKTDLVKMSVPGNGPTRHWMHYYKAMHDEAGNYRGINEWVVDLWPIVKYYLETTGQKLIPDPDNQVSAVTGASSAGPVITTVPGPSAAKVDDTSGASATEQPAEVVAPKVPAVDSTSGASES, encoded by the coding sequence ATGAAATTAGTCGGAATCGTCGGCTCTGTGGCCGAACAATCATATAACAAATTATTGATGCGTTTTATCGCTGAGCATTTTAGTAATCTGGTTGACGTCGAGGTGTTAGACATCACCGATGTACCCATGTTTAACCAAAGTAATGACCAATCAAATAGTCCAACAATTCAGTACCTGAACCGGAAAATCATGGCTGCTGACGGTGTAATTATTGCGACACCAGAGCACAACCACACCATCCCAGCAGCGCTCAAGAGTGTCATCGAATGGCTGTCATGTAACCTGCACCCATTTGCAGATAAACCCGTGATGATTGTGGGGGCTTCATACCACAATCAAGGCTCGAGTCGGGCGCAATTGAACCTGCGTCAGATTTTGGAATCACCAGGTGTGAATGCAATTACGATGCCAGGTAACGAGTTCTTACTGGCGAACGTTAAGGAGGCCTTCAATGACGAAGGTAACTTGAAGGACGAACGGACTGTTGAGTTCTTGCGGACGACGTTAACTAAATTCCTCGACTTTGTCCAGGTGATCAACAAGTTAAACGGGCGTGCAGACAATCCTGGCGCTGCAGAGGATATGTGGTCCACTGGCAAATGTGATACCACGATTGATGGCGTTGACATGAAAGCCGAGGACTGGGTGGAGCAGGCAGCGGCCAAAGTTAATGCGGTTGCAGGCAAGACCTATGTGAAGCTCGATCGCGGAATTTTAACGGTGGATCAACTGAACTGGTTCCTGAACTCGATGCCAATCGAACTGACCTATGCAGACGAGAATAACCAATTCATCTACTACAACCGCATGGGCGAGGATCCAAAGGCAATGTTAGCACCAAGACGTCCCGGGCAAGTGGGCGATCCACTAGCCGACGTTCATCCAACGCGGGCACTGAAAGGTGCCGCAAACGTGGTTAACCAACTCAGGACTGGCAAAACCGACTTGGTCAAGATGTCTGTGCCCGGAAATGGCCCAACACGGCACTGGATGCATTACTACAAGGCAATGCATGATGAGGCAGGGAACTACCGGGGAATTAATGAGTGGGTCGTTGATTTGTGGCCAATCGTGAAGTACTACCTAGAGACTACTGGTCAGAAATTAATTCCGGATCCAGATAATCAGGTTAGCGCGGTCACCGGTGCTTCTAGTGCGGGCCCGGTAATTACCACTGTACCCGGACCAAGTGCAGCAAAGGTTGACGATACGAGTGGTGCATCGGCGACAGAGCAGCCTGCCGAAGTAGTGGCACCAAAGGTACCAGCAGTGGACAGTACCTCGGGTGCTTCTGAAAGTTAG
- a CDS encoding SGNH/GDSL hydrolase family protein gives MAKIILFGDSILGGFTDGQMTNKVTNQLRQAFPTDKIINNSMAGATTEQALANVNKRVIREHPTVVVVNFGVNDAGLALAMSAGRYNNNLNMLVEKIGAKKVILISPSFTNWRVDRDQSWTRILQFELVTEHVAKHYQLPFLDLAALMQQQQNPLTLLQSDGVHLNNQGIKLLVDHLIPLIRTKLTTKE, from the coding sequence ATGGCAAAAATTATACTTTTTGGAGACTCCATCCTCGGCGGGTTTACAGATGGGCAGATGACGAATAAGGTCACCAATCAGCTCAGACAGGCTTTCCCCACCGATAAAATCATCAATAACTCAATGGCCGGTGCTACTACCGAGCAAGCCTTGGCAAATGTCAACAAGAGAGTCATCCGAGAACATCCTACCGTTGTCGTCGTCAACTTCGGCGTCAATGATGCGGGACTGGCACTTGCAATGAGTGCCGGCCGTTACAATAACAATTTAAACATGCTAGTTGAAAAAATCGGGGCGAAAAAGGTGATCTTAATTTCACCCAGTTTCACAAATTGGCGCGTGGACCGCGATCAATCGTGGACCCGCATCCTGCAGTTCGAGTTGGTTACTGAACATGTCGCCAAACACTACCAGTTACCGTTTCTGGACCTTGCTGCCTTAATGCAGCAACAACAAAATCCATTGACCCTCTTGCAGTCAGATGGCGTCCATTTAAACAATCAGGGTATTAAACTCCTAGTAGATCACCTGATTCCACTCATTAGAACCAAACTCACCACAAAAGAGTAG
- a CDS encoding acyl-CoA thioesterase, with product MRVKDTIDIHHFKVEQADLNHLGILFGGKLLAKIDSSLAGSVKKMTNERAVTGSVDKVRFIKALALGEEVTIKSMVSGHSDRVIEVLGLIYNGEHELAAYAMLTFVVLNKQVKLPELVPETEFEANLIAGFLKRAELSQALHNEIKTELTTRDERDI from the coding sequence ATGAGAGTTAAAGATACAATTGACATTCACCACTTCAAGGTGGAACAAGCGGATTTGAACCACCTGGGTATTTTGTTTGGCGGAAAGCTGCTTGCTAAGATTGATAGTTCCTTGGCTGGCTCGGTCAAGAAAATGACGAACGAGCGCGCGGTGACGGGATCGGTCGATAAGGTGCGCTTTATCAAGGCGCTGGCACTCGGTGAAGAGGTCACAATCAAGTCCATGGTGAGCGGGCATTCAGACCGAGTAATCGAGGTACTTGGATTAATCTACAACGGCGAACACGAACTGGCGGCCTACGCTATGCTGACGTTCGTGGTACTAAACAAGCAGGTTAAACTACCAGAACTGGTGCCGGAGACGGAATTTGAGGCAAACCTCATTGCAGGATTTTTGAAACGGGCAGAGCTCAGCCAAGCGCTGCACAACGAAATAAAAACGGAGCTAACTACGAGAGATGAAAGAGATATTTAA
- the coaA gene encoding type I pantothenate kinase, giving the protein MKEIFKKYSRASWSAFAQSKKESPVTERDLVDLTSLGDRVNLQDVDQIYLPLVDYLHLFYTKKKELEEKRAHFLQTEQVKIPFIIGISGSVAVGKSTSARLITLMLKRLYPELQAQLITTDGFLYSTAELNRRNLLERKGFPDSYNMNLLYDFLNDVSSGKPDVTYPIYSHNIYDIVPGEYGHVTQPDILIVEGINVLQLPANQELYISDFFDFSLYLDADEDQIEEWYLSRFKRILELAQNDPENYYYKYAHRSMDDAIQMAKDVWQEVNLTNLREYIAPTKPRANLILHKTKHHLIDSVWLRKY; this is encoded by the coding sequence ATGAAAGAGATATTTAAGAAGTATTCACGTGCAAGCTGGAGCGCCTTTGCGCAATCAAAAAAGGAGAGTCCCGTCACGGAACGTGATTTGGTGGATCTGACCTCTTTGGGGGATCGGGTCAACCTGCAGGATGTCGACCAAATATACTTACCACTGGTCGATTATCTCCACCTGTTCTACACCAAGAAGAAGGAGCTGGAGGAGAAACGCGCGCACTTCCTGCAGACGGAGCAGGTCAAGATACCGTTTATCATTGGAATCTCGGGTAGCGTGGCAGTCGGTAAGAGTACGAGTGCGAGGTTGATCACCTTGATGCTTAAACGCCTTTACCCCGAGCTGCAGGCTCAACTAATTACAACGGACGGCTTCCTCTACAGTACGGCGGAGTTAAATAGACGTAATTTGTTAGAACGAAAAGGGTTCCCCGATAGTTACAACATGAACCTGTTGTACGATTTCTTAAATGACGTCTCTAGTGGTAAGCCTGATGTGACATACCCTATCTATTCGCACAACATCTACGACATCGTGCCGGGAGAGTATGGACATGTGACACAGCCGGATATTCTGATCGTCGAGGGAATTAACGTGCTCCAACTACCGGCGAATCAGGAGCTATATATTAGTGATTTCTTTGATTTCTCGCTCTATCTAGATGCGGATGAGGACCAGATTGAGGAGTGGTACCTCAGCCGATTTAAACGCATCCTTGAGTTGGCGCAGAATGATCCGGAGAACTATTACTATAAATACGCGCACCGCTCGATGGATGATGCAATTCAGATGGCTAAGGATGTGTGGCAGGAGGTTAATCTCACGAATTTACGCGAGTATATTGCGCCGACGAAGCCGCGAGCCAACCTGATTTTGCATAAAACCAAGCACCATTTAATCGACTCTGTTTGGTTACGAAAGTATTAA
- the guaA gene encoding glutamine-hydrolyzing GMP synthase, producing the protein MENIAADKIIVLDYGSQYNQLITRRIRDLGVYSELFPNTITADEVKHIAPKGIILSGGPNSVYDDGAFTIDQEIFNLGIPVLGICYGMQLITYTNGGTVEASTEREYGKADIEVTDADSELFSGLPKNQFVWMSHGDKVTKIPDGFVTVVESANTPFAAIENRERRIYGIQFHTEVRNTEYGMDILKNFTFNISGAEANWTMDDFIELQINKIRETVGDKKVLLGLSGGVDSSVVGVLLHKAIGDQLTSIFVDHGLLRKNEADQVMESLEGKFGLNIIKVDAQKRFLDKLAGVSDPEAKRKIIGKEFIEVFDDEATKLNGIDFLAQGTLYTDIIESGTSTAATIKSHHNVGGLPEDMQFKLIEPLNTLFKDEVRELGERMGMPHDLVWRQPFPGPGLGIRVIGEVTEDKLEIVRDSDLILREEIKNAGLESEVWQYFTVLPGIRSVGVMGDGRTYDYTIGIRAVTSVDGMTADFAQIPWDVLQKISVRIVNEVAHVNRVVYDITSKPPATIEWE; encoded by the coding sequence ATTGAAAATATCGCTGCCGACAAGATTATTGTGCTTGATTACGGTAGTCAATATAACCAATTGATTACACGCCGCATCCGCGATTTGGGCGTTTATTCTGAGTTATTCCCAAACACGATTACAGCTGATGAGGTTAAACACATCGCGCCTAAAGGTATCATCCTTTCTGGTGGACCCAATAGTGTATACGACGATGGGGCATTTACGATTGACCAAGAAATTTTCAACCTGGGAATCCCAGTGTTGGGCATTTGTTATGGGATGCAACTGATTACTTATACAAATGGCGGAACTGTCGAGGCTTCGACGGAGCGGGAGTATGGTAAGGCAGACATCGAAGTGACCGATGCAGACTCTGAGCTCTTCTCTGGCCTACCAAAGAACCAGTTCGTCTGGATGAGTCATGGTGACAAGGTGACGAAGATACCTGATGGGTTCGTTACTGTGGTTGAGAGTGCCAACACACCTTTTGCAGCAATCGAGAACCGCGAACGTAGAATTTACGGTATTCAATTCCATACTGAGGTGCGCAACACTGAATATGGCATGGACATCTTGAAGAACTTCACGTTCAACATTTCAGGTGCTGAAGCTAACTGGACGATGGATGATTTCATCGAACTACAAATCAACAAGATTCGTGAGACCGTTGGTGACAAAAAAGTGTTGCTTGGTCTTTCGGGTGGTGTTGACTCATCAGTTGTCGGTGTGCTTTTGCATAAGGCAATTGGCGACCAATTGACCTCAATCTTTGTTGACCATGGCTTGCTCAGAAAGAATGAAGCTGACCAAGTTATGGAAAGTCTAGAAGGCAAGTTCGGCTTGAACATCATCAAGGTTGATGCTCAGAAGCGTTTCTTGGATAAACTTGCTGGTGTGAGTGATCCAGAAGCCAAGAGAAAGATTATCGGTAAGGAATTCATCGAGGTCTTCGACGATGAGGCAACGAAGCTGAATGGCATCGATTTCTTGGCCCAGGGAACCTTGTATACGGATATCATTGAGTCAGGAACCAGTACCGCAGCAACTATCAAGTCACACCATAACGTGGGTGGCCTACCTGAGGACATGCAATTTAAGTTAATTGAGCCACTGAATACTTTGTTCAAGGACGAGGTGCGTGAACTTGGCGAGCGTATGGGGATGCCACATGATTTGGTTTGGCGTCAGCCATTCCCCGGACCAGGACTGGGTATCCGCGTCATCGGCGAGGTGACTGAGGATAAACTCGAAATCGTACGTGATTCTGATTTGATTCTACGTGAGGAAATCAAGAACGCGGGGCTTGAGAGCGAGGTATGGCAATACTTTACTGTCTTACCAGGCATTAGAAGTGTCGGCGTGATGGGTGACGGTCGGACATACGATTACACAATCGGTATCCGTGCTGTGACATCCGTTGATGGAATGACCGCCGACTTTGCACAGATTCCGTGGGATGTGTTGCAGAAGATTTCGGTGCGCATCGTTAATGAGGTCGCACACGTTAATCGCGTAGTGTACGATATCACGAGTAAGCCACCGGCAACGATTGAGTGGGAGTAG
- a CDS encoding site-specific integrase gives MVKDPIKKAKNGTYYFRANLGYDSKGKKIQKYRSGFTTKKEAREEYSKLLLMKPEELSENKDKMTFKHYIFEIFLPWYKTQVKLRTYENRLPTIKKHFSYFDKMAVSDIEPIDVQNWQLKLSKKCKSSYVRAVQGLFSVAMDRAIVLGITTTNPSKIIGNVKKQKSKIEFWTKEEFEKVISLIYKEDYYQHFLFISLWFLFMTGMRIGEATAIQWEDIDFDSGVLTINKTLYYKNQSNYRFVEPKTKASVRHIVLDKCTLTYLSEWKEVQQNLIQTDFVMSYNGIPTQKHTLSYAIERYAKLAGIHRIRIHGLRHSHASLLISMGENPLIIKDRLGHEDIETTLGTYGHLYPNSNFEVANKLNGAISFKEAKQNYDTSPKNQFTVDYLRNKEMKKVQ, from the coding sequence ATGGTTAAAGACCCAATAAAAAAAGCAAAGAATGGAACCTATTATTTTCGTGCAAATCTAGGTTATGATTCTAAAGGGAAAAAAATTCAAAAATATCGTAGTGGATTCACTACTAAAAAAGAAGCAAGAGAAGAATATTCGAAACTGCTATTGATGAAACCAGAAGAATTAAGTGAGAATAAGGATAAAATGACGTTTAAACATTATATCTTTGAAATTTTCCTTCCATGGTATAAGACACAGGTAAAGCTCAGAACATATGAAAATCGCTTACCAACTATTAAGAAGCATTTCTCTTATTTTGATAAAATGGCTGTTTCCGATATTGAGCCTATTGATGTGCAAAATTGGCAACTAAAATTATCAAAGAAGTGTAAGTCTTCTTATGTAAGAGCTGTTCAAGGACTATTTTCAGTTGCTATGGATCGAGCAATTGTCCTTGGGATAACCACCACAAATCCATCTAAGATTATTGGCAATGTGAAAAAGCAAAAGTCTAAAATTGAATTTTGGACAAAAGAAGAATTTGAAAAAGTAATCTCTCTAATTTACAAAGAAGATTACTATCAACACTTTTTATTTATCTCTCTGTGGTTTTTATTTATGACTGGAATGCGAATTGGTGAAGCTACTGCCATTCAATGGGAAGATATTGATTTTGACTCAGGAGTACTAACCATCAACAAAACACTCTATTACAAGAATCAATCGAATTATAGATTTGTTGAACCAAAAACAAAGGCGAGCGTTCGTCATATTGTATTAGATAAATGCACATTAACTTATTTATCCGAATGGAAGGAAGTACAACAAAATCTAATTCAGACAGACTTTGTAATGAGCTATAACGGTATTCCTACCCAAAAACATACACTATCATATGCTATTGAACGCTATGCTAAGCTGGCTGGTATCCATCGAATCAGAATCCATGGGTTACGGCATTCTCATGCTTCCTTGTTAATCAGTATGGGAGAAAATCCACTTATCATTAAAGATCGTCTAGGACACGAAGATATTGAGACGACTTTAGGAACGTATGGACATCTTTATCCTAACAGTAATTTCGAGGTAGCTAACAAATTAAATGGAGCCATTTCCTTTAAAGAAGCAAAACAAAATTATGATACTTCACCAAAGAATCAATTTACTGTAGACTACTTGCGAAACAAAGAAATGAAAAAAGTGCAATAA
- a CDS encoding DUF3173 family protein → MITVTKKDLVELGYGTSFSADIIKKAKELMITKGHIYYQSRKLDRVPREAVEEILGIRFSNENRSE, encoded by the coding sequence ATGATAACGGTCACAAAAAAGGATTTAGTTGAGCTAGGATATGGAACTTCTTTTTCAGCAGACATCATAAAAAAAGCAAAAGAATTGATGATTACAAAAGGGCATATCTACTATCAATCTCGAAAGCTAGATAGAGTCCCTCGTGAAGCTGTTGAAGAAATTCTAGGAATTCGGTTTTCAAATGAAAACAGGTCTGAGTAG
- a CDS encoding helix-turn-helix domain-containing protein, which produces MKTAYPRVPFPLIVKATDGDVEAINQIVKHYRGYTSKRSLRRMTDEYGNSHMVIDETLRGRMETKLISKILSFEIK; this is translated from the coding sequence ATGAAAACAGCCTATCCAAGGGTTCCCTTCCCCCTCATTGTAAAGGCGACAGATGGCGACGTGGAAGCAATTAATCAGATTGTTAAACATTATCGAGGGTATACCTCAAAACGTTCATTACGTCGCATGACAGACGAATATGGAAATTCTCATATGGTTATTGATGAAACCCTACGTGGCAGAATGGAAACGAAACTCATCTCTAAGATTTTATCGTTCGAAATTAAATAG
- a CDS encoding RNA polymerase sigma factor, producing the protein MKPSSFQETIENQFDYICKQVIEDERKDYFKHLDRLSAKEVSFSDIDNYLVNSFSTVDTYVTDFQLFKLFGLRINVESDLLSEALRHLSEKKRNIILLHYFMDMSDVEIAELLNLNRSTVYRHRISGLAMIKEFMKECKE; encoded by the coding sequence ATGAAACCATCTTCTTTTCAAGAAACCATAGAAAATCAGTTTGACTATATCTGCAAACAAGTTATTGAAGATGAACGAAAAGATTACTTCAAACATCTAGACAGACTATCAGCAAAAGAAGTCTCGTTTTCTGATATAGATAACTACCTTGTCAACTCTTTTTCTACTGTTGATACGTACGTCACTGATTTCCAACTATTTAAATTATTTGGATTAAGAATCAATGTTGAAAGTGATTTATTAAGTGAAGCCCTGCGTCATCTTTCAGAGAAAAAACGGAACATTATTTTACTTCATTACTTTATGGATATGAGTGATGTGGAGATTGCGGAGTTACTAAATTTGAATCGTTCGACTGTTTATCGTCATCGAATAAGTGGACTAGCCATGATTAAAGAATTCATGAAGGAGTGTAAAGAATGA
- a CDS encoding helix-turn-helix domain-containing protein, with translation MRKKEDKYDFRAVGLAIKEARMKRGLTREQVGTMIEIDPRYLTNIENKGQHPSTQVLYDLVSLLHVSIDEFFLPTDNLIKSTRRLQVEKYMDSFTDKELSLMEALAKGINEARNIEG, from the coding sequence ATGCGTAAAAAAGAAGATAAATACGATTTTAGAGCCGTTGGTTTAGCGATTAAAGAGGCTCGAATGAAACGGGGTCTCACTCGTGAACAAGTGGGAACAATGATTGAAATTGACCCACGTTATTTAACAAATATAGAAAACAAAGGACAACACCCAAGTACACAAGTGCTGTATGATCTTGTATCATTACTCCATGTATCTATTGATGAATTTTTCTTACCTACAGATAATTTGATTAAAAGCACTCGAAGGTTACAGGTAGAAAAATACATGGATAGCTTTACAGACAAAGAACTATCCTTAATGGAAGCACTAGCAAAAGGTATCAATGAAGCAAGAAATATTGAAGGCTAG
- a CDS encoding IS256-like element ISLgar5 family transposase, which produces MNDFTTEILKTLANKGDLNELFRVHLEKAVNTLLKTELTAFLDYEKYDRIGFNTGNSRNGSYDRTVKTEYGELHLQIPRDRNGEFKQQTVPAYRRTNDTLEETVIHLFRKGITMSEIADLIEKMYGHYYTPQTMSNITKSFTEEVTAFKGRELHDRYAAIYMDATYIPLKRKTVAKEAIHIAVGIRPDGSKEVLSYAIAPTESITIWEEILLDLQERGLKNVLLFITDGLKGMVGAISRFYPKARFQHCCVHVSRNISHKVRVDDRKEVCDDFKMVYQASSKEVALEARGAFAEKWKTSYPKVVESILSNDHLLTFYDFPLAIRKSIYSTNLIESFNKQIKKYSHRKEQFQNEESMERFLVSSFDTYNQKFLGRSHKGFQQAEGELEQMLSQLIEN; this is translated from the coding sequence ATGAACGATTTTACTACAGAAATTCTAAAGACTCTAGCGAACAAAGGCGATTTGAATGAATTATTCCGTGTCCATTTGGAGAAAGCAGTCAATACGCTTCTCAAAACGGAGTTAACGGCTTTCCTAGATTACGAAAAGTATGATCGCATTGGTTTTAACACGGGTAATTCTCGTAACGGCTCCTATGACCGTACGGTCAAGACCGAGTATGGGGAACTTCATCTCCAGATTCCGCGCGACCGCAATGGTGAGTTCAAGCAACAGACTGTTCCTGCTTATAGACGGACGAATGACACGTTAGAGGAGACCGTCATTCACCTCTTCCGAAAAGGTATTACCATGTCGGAAATCGCAGACTTGATTGAGAAAATGTATGGGCATTACTACACGCCCCAAACCATGTCCAATATAACAAAATCATTTACAGAAGAGGTAACGGCGTTTAAAGGGCGGGAGCTTCATGACCGTTATGCTGCTATTTATATGGACGCAACGTATATTCCGTTAAAGCGGAAAACCGTCGCCAAGGAAGCTATTCATATCGCAGTTGGCATTCGCCCGGACGGATCAAAGGAAGTATTGAGCTATGCGATTGCACCGACTGAATCCATCACGATTTGGGAGGAAATTTTATTGGACCTTCAAGAGCGCGGTTTGAAAAATGTCCTCCTGTTCATCACGGATGGCTTAAAGGGGATGGTAGGAGCGATTAGTCGGTTCTATCCCAAAGCTCGTTTTCAACATTGTTGTGTACACGTTTCCCGTAATATCAGTCACAAAGTGCGTGTCGATGATCGTAAGGAAGTCTGTGATGATTTTAAAATGGTGTATCAAGCCTCATCTAAAGAGGTGGCGTTGGAAGCACGTGGTGCTTTTGCGGAAAAATGGAAAACCAGCTATCCAAAAGTGGTTGAATCGATTCTTTCGAACGATCACTTGCTCACTTTCTATGATTTCCCCTTGGCCATACGCAAGAGTATTTATTCTACGAACTTGATTGAATCCTTTAATAAGCAAATCAAGAAATACAGCCACCGCAAGGAACAGTTCCAAAACGAAGAGTCGATGGAACGTTTCTTAGTCTCGTCTTTTGATACTTACAACCAAAAATTCCTAGGTCGCAGTCATAAAGGCTTTCAACAGGCCGAAGGCGAACTTGAACAAATGCTAAGCCAACTGATTGAGAATTAG
- the tet(M) gene encoding tetracycline resistance ribosomal protection protein Tet(M), which produces MKIINIGVLAHVDAGKTTLTESLLYNSGAITELGSVDKGTTRTDNTLLERQRGITIQTGITSFQWENTKVNIIDTPGHMDFLAEVYRSLSVLDGAILLISAKDGVQAQTRILFHALRKMGIPTIFFINKIDQNGIDLSTVYQDIKEKLSAEIVIKQKVELYPNMCVTNFTESEQWDTVIEGNDDLLEKYMSGKSLEALELEQEESIRFQNCSLFPLYHGSAKSNIGIDNLIEVITNKFYSSTHRGPSELCGNVFKIEYTKKRQRLAYIRLYSGVLHLRDSVRVSEKEKIKVTEMYTSINGELCKIDRAYSGEIVILQNEFLKLNSVLGDTKLLPQRKKIENPHPLLQTTVEPSKPEQREMLLDALLEISDSDPLLRYYVDSTTHEIILSFLGKVQMEVISALLQEKYHVEIELKEPTVIYMERPLKNAEYTIHIEVPPNPFWASIGLSVSPLPLGSGMQYESSVSLGYLNQSFQNAVMEGIRYGCEQGLYGWNVTDCKICFKYGLYYSPVSTPADFRMLTPIVLEQAFRKAGTELLEPYLSFKVYAPQEYLSRAYNDAPKYCANIVNTQLKNNEVIIIGEIPARCIQDYRNDLTFFTNGLSVCLAELKGYQVTTGEPVCQTRRLNSRIDKVRYMFNKIT; this is translated from the coding sequence ATGAAAATTATTAATATTGGAGTTTTAGCTCATGTTGATGCAGGAAAAACTACCTTAACAGAAAGCTTATTATATAACAGTGGAGCGATTACAGAATTAGGAAGCGTGGACAAAGGTACAACGAGGACGGATAATACGCTTTTAGAACGTCAGAGAGGAATTACAATTCAGACAGGAATAACCTCTTTTCAGTGGGAAAATACGAAGGTGAACATCATAGACACGCCAGGACATATGGATTTCTTAGCAGAAGTATATCGTTCATTATCAGTTTTAGATGGGGCAATTCTACTGATTTCTGCAAAAGATGGCGTACAAGCACAAACTCGTATATTATTTCATGCACTTAGGAAAATGGGGATTCCCACAATCTTTTTTATCAATAAGATTGACCAAAATGGAATTGATTTATCAACGGTTTATCAGGATATTAAAGAGAAACTTTCTGCCGAAATTGTAATCAAACAGAAGGTAGAACTGTATCCTAATATGTGTGTGACGAACTTTACCGAATCTGAACAATGGGATACGGTAATAGAGGGAAACGATGACCTTTTAGAGAAATATATGTCCGGTAAATCATTAGAAGCATTGGAACTCGAACAAGAGGAAAGCATAAGATTTCAGAATTGTTCTCTGTTCCCTCTTTATCATGGAAGTGCAAAAAGTAATATAGGGATTGATAACCTTATAGAAGTTATTACTAATAAATTTTATTCATCAACACATCGAGGTCCGTCTGAACTTTGCGGAAATGTTTTCAAAATTGAATATACAAAAAAAAGACAACGTCTTGCATATATACGCCTTTATAGTGGAGTACTACATTTACGAGATTCGGTTAGAGTATCAGAAAAAGAAAAAATAAAAGTTACAGAAATGTATACTTCAATAAATGGTGAATTATGTAAGATTGATAGAGCTTATTCTGGAGAAATTGTTATTTTGCAAAATGAGTTTTTGAAGTTAAATAGTGTTCTTGGAGATACAAAACTATTGCCACAGAGAAAAAAGATTGAAAATCCGCACCCTCTACTACAAACAACTGTTGAACCGAGTAAACCTGAACAGAGAGAAATGTTGCTTGATGCCCTTTTGGAAATCTCAGATAGTGATCCGCTTCTACGATATTACGTGGATTCTACGACACATGAAATTATACTTTCTTTCTTAGGGAAAGTACAAATGGAAGTGATTAGTGCACTGTTGCAAGAAAAGTATCATGTGGAGATAGAACTAAAAGAGCCTACAGTCATTTATATGGAGAGACCGTTAAAAAATGCAGAATATACCATTCACATCGAAGTGCCGCCAAATCCTTTCTGGGCTTCCATTGGTTTATCTGTATCACCGCTTCCGTTGGGAAGTGGAATGCAGTATGAGAGCTCGGTTTCTCTTGGATACTTAAATCAATCATTTCAAAATGCAGTTATGGAAGGGATACGCTATGGTTGCGAACAAGGATTATATGGTTGGAATGTGACGGATTGTAAAATCTGTTTTAAGTACGGTTTATACTATAGCCCTGTTAGTACTCCAGCAGATTTTCGGATGCTTACTCCTATTGTACTGGAGCAAGCCTTTAGAAAAGCTGGAACAGAATTGTTAGAGCCATATCTTAGTTTTAAAGTTTATGCACCACAGGAATATCTTTCACGGGCATATAACGATGCTCCCAAATATTGTGCAAATATCGTAAATACTCAACTGAAAAATAATGAGGTCATTATTATTGGAGAAATTCCTGCTCGATGTATTCAAGATTATCGCAATGATTTAACTTTTTTTACAAATGGGCTTAGTGTTTGTTTAGCAGAGCTAAAAGGATATCAGGTTACCACTGGCGAACCTGTTTGCCAGACCCGTCGTCTAAATAGTCGGATAGATAAAGTAAGATATATGTTCAATAAAATAACTTAG